One Aegilops tauschii subsp. strangulata cultivar AL8/78 chromosome 7, Aet v6.0, whole genome shotgun sequence genomic window carries:
- the LOC109770746 gene encoding uncharacterized protein isoform X4 produces MASRAGAVSAGAAADTGGPSARLAAAGAGEEEAGAGKVKLLCSYGGRIAPRSGDGALRYVGGQMRLISVPRAASFADLMRKVEAVDDAAGPAPAAAGGGALVKYQLPGEDLDSLVSVSCAEDYDNMLEEYEKLAAAAPDGSAKLRVFLFPADSASGSGSHPAAVDEAGQRYIDAINCVSADAVRRRESGSSAHNSEASEPAGLAEGMSPRAVPPPSVPPEYLYSAGSHTNHASPFPQSLGFSAVAASAPAMGIPAHKPVLLRPEPQPLQPHQVASYAPPPPHQPAPVASYAQHQQPAQQVASYAPPLQPQVASYAPPQQLPQVASYAPPPQLPQVTAYTSQMPQSYIEPQQIQYVNAQQFGLHGVSQSANLMPAHMSQYVPSTLGTNSMATTGAQIGALRPVSAGTERVLENLHFSRPMQTPVDPNYRVLQPLSELPPLPHTTLQASDAQRYGVQTVLTSTASSPVITSSRAFPVVVSSATVPTVRYDDCMMCQKILPHAHSDNMIQEQGNPRALNYPDVSPVFYSLHQEDATKQQVPAAVPVTSANYISEPRAESTAGMTQFDPKLSARNPAVQAAPSQDAGTLVQPTMVTVPLSSIPTSNGVFVGQPPHTLAEDFLMYQRQQQHPYSMQTTQVLANGVSSNPQGIDASAFKNSNHPVAEPIGEYAHDVPHDYVRAIDARMQGIQLGPIAPPESIVQGKSAIPHGAVGDGIVEKPPVIIDGSPIYKSQAGGYHMGTSNAFPVPSFILEDNVVRHTEQPPPSRNVGANNVYPEVIQQPSMLLKNNLGVPIEHPVPSERFLVRPAYSGVQSPAGPPAHHPGEMLNGMVSAPYNDPWKAIGNASAVPPTSNMLAKEHVLSGDPYVDGHVPAITSSNAAMLLEEGNLPLIHDPTFKDIYPEPAQISKGYGEEIVKRQLQAVAEGVAASVLQSPFPEKPTEFSGDHKDLPGDVIDPKNEDAPSKQSDKTSQGVPVLDDIDNLQIIKNSDLEELRELGSGTFGTVYHGKWRGSDVAIKRISDRCFVGKPSEEQRMKTDFWNEACKLSSLHHPNVVAFYGVVLDGPGGSVATVTEYMANGSLRQALQRHEKIFDRRRRLLIVMDVAFGMEYLHGKNIVHFDLKSDNLLVNLRDPQRPICKVGDLGLSKVKCQTLISGGVRGTLPWMAPELLNGSSNLVSEKVDVFSFGIVMWELLTGEEPYADLHYGAIIGGIVNNTLRPLVPESCDPQWRSLMEQCWSAEPMERPSFTEVVKRLRAMATSPTKTLPQK; encoded by the exons atggCGAGCAGGGCCGGCGCCGTgagcgcgggggcggcggcggacacGGGCGGCCCGAGCGCGCGtttggcggcggcgggggcgggggaggaggaggccggggcgGGGAAGGTGAAGCTGCTGTGCAGCTACGGGGGCCGGATCGCGCCGAGGTCGGGGGACGGGGCGCTGCGCTACGTGGGCGGCCAGATGCGCCTCATCTCCGTGCCCCGCGCCGCCTCCTTCGCTGACCTCATGCGCAAGGTCGAGGCCGTCGACGACGCCGCCGgacccgcccccgccgccgccggcggggGGGCGCTCGTCAAGTACCAGCTCCCCGGGGAGGACCTGGACTCGCTCGTCTCGGTGTCCTGCGCCGAGGACTACGACAACATGCTGGAGGAGTACGAGAAGctggccgccgccgcgcccgacggCTCCGCCAAGCTCCGGGTCTTCCTCTTCCCGGCCGACTCCGCCTCCGGCTCCGGCTCGCACCCCGCCGCCGTCGACGAGGCCGGGCAGCGCTACATCGACGCCATCAACTGCGTCTCCGCGGACGCCGTCCGCCGCAGGGAGAGCGGCTCCTCCGCGCACAACTCCGAGGCCTCCGAGCCCGCCGGCCTCGCCGAAGGTATGTCGCCGCGGGCCGTGCCGCCCCCTTCCGTCCCGCCTGAATATTTGTATTCGGCTGGGAGCCACACCAACCATGCTAGCCCCTTTCCGCAGTCGCTAGGATTTAGTGCTGTCGCAGCGTCAGCTCCGGCAATGGGCATTCCTGCGCACAAACCCGTGTTGCTTAGGCCGGAGCCGCAACCGCTGCAGCCTCACCAAGTTGCTTCctatgcgccgccgccgccgcatcagCCGGCTCCGGTTGCCTCTTATGCACAGCATCAGCAGCCGGCTCAACAAGTTGCCTCTTATGCGCCGCCACTGCAGCCTCAGGTTGCCTCTTACGCGCCGCCGCAGCAGCTGCCTCAGGTTGCTTCTtatgcgccgccgccgcagctgccTCAGGTTACTGCTTATACTTCGCAAATGCCACAATCATACATAGAGCCTCAACAAATCCAGTACGTCAATGCACAGCAATTTGGTCTGCATGGTGTATCTCAATCCGCTAATCTGATGCCTGCGCACATGAGCCAGTATGTGCCCAGTACTCTGGGTACGAACTCCATGGCGACCACGGGTGCCCAAATTGGTGCTTTGAGGCCTGTTTCTGCAGGTACAGAGCGGGTTTTGGAGAATCTTCATTTCTCACGGCCAATGCAAACTCCAGTTGATCCGAATTACAGGGTGCTGCAGCCACTTTCAGAGCTTCCTCCTCTGCCTCATACGACTTTGCAGGCAAGTGATGCTCAGAGGTATGGCGTCCAGACGGTACTCACAAGCACGGCAAGCTCACCAGTGATAACGAGCTCGAGGGCATTCCCAGTGGTGGTAAGCTCGGCTACCGTGCCAACAGTGAGGTACGATGACTGCATGATGTGCCAGAAAATACTGCCGCATGCCCATTCGGATAACATGATACAGGAGCAGGGAAATCCTCGCGCACTGAATTATCCTGATGTTAGTCCAGTGTTTTACAGCCTCCATCAAGAGGATGCAACCAAACAACAGGTTCCAGCTGCGGTTCCAGTAACATCTGCTAATTACATATCAGAACCCAGAGCCGAGAGCACAGCAGGGATGACCCAGTTTGATCCAAAACTTTCTGCCAGAAATCCAGCAGTTCAAGCAGCACCATCTCAAGATGCAGGAACGTTGGTTCAACCCACCATGGTTACTGTACCTCTTTCCAGTATACCTACTTCAAATGGAGTTTTTGTAGGGCAACCTCCACACACGCTTGCTGAAGATTTTCTCATGTACCAACGTCAGCAGCAACACCCTTACAGTATGCAAACAACTCAAGTCCTGGCAAATGGAGTCAGCAGCAATCCACAAGGGATTGATGCTAGTGCATTTAAGAATTCAAATCATCCAGTAGCAGAACCAATTGGAGAATATGCTCATGATGTTCCTCATGATTATGTCAGAGCTATCGATGCTCGGATGCAAGGAATTCAGTTAGGTCCTATTGCTCCTCCAGAATCTATTGTGCAAGGGAAGTCAGCTATTCCCCATGGTGCTGTTGGCGATGGGATAGTTGAGAAGCCACCTGTTATTATTGATGGCAGTCCCATATACAAATCTCAAGCTGGAGGTTATCACATGGGCACTAGCAATGCTTTTCCTGTCCCTTCTTTTATCCTAGAGGACAATGTTGTGAGACATACTGAACAACCACCTCCCTCTCGAAATGTTGGTGCGAACAACGTCTATCCTGAGGTTATCCAGCAGCCAAGTATGTTACTCAAGAACAACCTTGGTGTGCCCATTGAACATCCTGTTCCGAGCGAAAGATTTCTTGTGAGGCCTGCTTACTCTGGTGTTCAGTCTCCTGCTGGACCTCCTGCACATCATCCTGGGGAAATGCTGAATGGCATGGTTTCCGCTCCCTATAAT GATCCTTGGAAAGCAATTGGAAATGCTTCGGCAGTACCTCCAACATCAAACATGTTGGCTAAGGAACATGTTCTTTCTGGAGATCCATATGTGGATGGCCATGTTCCTGCAATTACAAGTTCAAATGCTGCCATGCTATTAGAAGAAGGCAATCTTCCACTCATTCATGACCCTACTTTCAAGGATATATACCCAGAACCTGCTCAAATAAGCAAAG GATATGGAGAAGAAATTGTCAAACGTCAATTACAAGCTGTCGCTGAAGGTGTGGCAGCATCTGTTCTGCAGTCACCATTTCCTGAAAAACCAACTGAATTTTCTGGGGATCACAAAGATTTGCCTGGAGATGTAATTGATCCAAAAAATGAG GATGCGCCGAGCAAACAGTCAGACAAAACAAGCCAAGGAGTTCCAGTTCTAGATGACATCGATAACCTTCAG ATAATAAAGAACAGTGATCTTGAAGAATTGCGTGAACTAGGTTCTGGAACCTTTGGTACCGTTTACCATGGAAAATGGAGAGGTTCTGATGTCGCTATAAAAAGGATAAGCGATCGATGTTTTGTTGGGAAGCCTTCTGAGGAACAGCGCATG AAAACCGATTTCTGGAATGAAGCTTGCAAGCTTTCATCGTTGCACCATCCAAATGTCGTTGCTTTTTACGGTGTTGTTCTGGATGGACCAGGTGGATCTGTTGCAACAGTCACTGAGTACATGGCTAATGGTTCGCTTCGACAAGCATTACAAAGACATGAAAA GATATTCGACAGGCGTAGGCGCCTGCTAATTGTGATGGATGTTGCATTTGGTATGGAATATTTGCACGGGAAGAACATTGTGCACTTCGACTTGAAGAGTGATAATCTGCTCGTCAACCTAAGAGATCCCCAACGCCCTATATGCAAG GTCGGTGATTTGGGCTTATCAAAGGTTAAATGCCAGACACTAATCTCCGGTGGGGTGCGAGGGACACTTCCCTGGATGGCTCCTGAGCTGTTAAATGGCAGCAGTAACCTTGTTTCTGAAAAG GTCGACGTCTTCTCATTCGGAATCGTGATGTGGGAGCTGCTTACCGGTGAAGAGCCTTATGCTGACCTGCATTATGGCGCCATCATAG GTGGGATCGTGAACAACACCCTACGGCCGCTGGTGCCCGAGTCGTGCGACCCCCAGTGGAGATCGCTGATGGAGCAGTGCTGGTCAGCCGAGCCGATGGAGCGGCCGAGCTTCACGGAGGTCGTCAAGAGGCTACGGGCTATGGCGACCTCCCCCACCAAGACGCTGCCGCAGAAGTAG
- the LOC109770746 gene encoding uncharacterized protein isoform X3 → MASRAGAVSAGAAADTGGPSARLAAAGAGEEEAGAGKVKLLCSYGGRIAPRSGDGALRYVGGQMRLISVPRAASFADLMRKVEAVDDAAGPAPAAAGGGALVKYQLPGEDLDSLVSVSCAEDYDNMLEEYEKLAAAAPDGSAKLRVFLFPADSASGSGSHPAAVDEAGQRYIDAINCVSADAVRRRESGSSAHNSEASEPAGLAEGMSPRAVPPPSVPPEYLYSAGSHTNHASPFPQSLGFSAVAASAPAMGIPAHKPVLLRPEPQPLQPHQVASYAPPPPHQPAPVASYAQHQQPAQQVASYAPPLQPQVASYAPPQQLPQVASYAPPPQLPQVTAYTSQMPQSYIEPQQIQYVNAQQFGLHGVSQSANLMPAHMSQYVPSTLGTNSMATTGAQIGALRPVSAGTERVLENLHFSRPMQTPVDPNYRVLQPLSELPPLPHTTLQASDAQRYGVQTVLTSTASSPVITSSRAFPVVVSSATVPTVRYDDCMMCQKILPHAHSDNMIQEQGNPRALNYPDVSPVFYSLHQEDATKQQVPAAVPVTSANYISEPRAESTAGMTQFDPKLSARNPAVQAAPSQDAGTLVQPTMVTVPLSSIPTSNGVFVGQPPHTLAEDFLMYQRQQQHPYSMQTTQVLANGVSSNPQGIDASAFKNSNHPVAEPIGEYAHDVPHDYVRAIDARMQGIQLGPIAPPESIVQGKSAIPHGAVGDGIVEKPPVIIDGSPIYKSQAGGYHMGTSNAFPVPSFILEDNVVRHTEQPPPSRNVGANNVYPEVIQQPSMLLKNNLGVPIEHPVPSERFLVRPAYSGVQSPAGPPAHHPGEMLNGMVSAPYNDPWKAIGNASAVPPTSNMLAKEHVLSGDPYVDGHVPAITSSNAAMLLEEGNLPLIHDPTFKDIYPEPAQISKGYGEEIVKRQLQAVAEGVAASVLQSPFPEKPTEFSGDHKDLPGDVIDPKNEDAPSKQSDKTSQGVPVLDDIDNLQIIKNSDLEELRELGSGTFGTVYHGKWRGSDVAIKRISDRCFVGKPSEEQRMKTDFWNEACKLSSLHHPNVVAFYGVVLDGPGGSVATVTEYMANGSLRQALQRHENRIFDRRRRLLIVMDVAFGMEYLHGKNIVHFDLKSDNLLVNLRDPQRPICKVGDLGLSKVKCQTLISGGVRGTLPWMAPELLNGSSNLVSEKVDVFSFGIVMWELLTGEEPYADLHYGAIIGGIVNNTLRPLVPESCDPQWRSLMEQCWSAEPMERPSFTEVVKRLRAMATSPTKTLPQK, encoded by the exons atggCGAGCAGGGCCGGCGCCGTgagcgcgggggcggcggcggacacGGGCGGCCCGAGCGCGCGtttggcggcggcgggggcgggggaggaggaggccggggcgGGGAAGGTGAAGCTGCTGTGCAGCTACGGGGGCCGGATCGCGCCGAGGTCGGGGGACGGGGCGCTGCGCTACGTGGGCGGCCAGATGCGCCTCATCTCCGTGCCCCGCGCCGCCTCCTTCGCTGACCTCATGCGCAAGGTCGAGGCCGTCGACGACGCCGCCGgacccgcccccgccgccgccggcggggGGGCGCTCGTCAAGTACCAGCTCCCCGGGGAGGACCTGGACTCGCTCGTCTCGGTGTCCTGCGCCGAGGACTACGACAACATGCTGGAGGAGTACGAGAAGctggccgccgccgcgcccgacggCTCCGCCAAGCTCCGGGTCTTCCTCTTCCCGGCCGACTCCGCCTCCGGCTCCGGCTCGCACCCCGCCGCCGTCGACGAGGCCGGGCAGCGCTACATCGACGCCATCAACTGCGTCTCCGCGGACGCCGTCCGCCGCAGGGAGAGCGGCTCCTCCGCGCACAACTCCGAGGCCTCCGAGCCCGCCGGCCTCGCCGAAGGTATGTCGCCGCGGGCCGTGCCGCCCCCTTCCGTCCCGCCTGAATATTTGTATTCGGCTGGGAGCCACACCAACCATGCTAGCCCCTTTCCGCAGTCGCTAGGATTTAGTGCTGTCGCAGCGTCAGCTCCGGCAATGGGCATTCCTGCGCACAAACCCGTGTTGCTTAGGCCGGAGCCGCAACCGCTGCAGCCTCACCAAGTTGCTTCctatgcgccgccgccgccgcatcagCCGGCTCCGGTTGCCTCTTATGCACAGCATCAGCAGCCGGCTCAACAAGTTGCCTCTTATGCGCCGCCACTGCAGCCTCAGGTTGCCTCTTACGCGCCGCCGCAGCAGCTGCCTCAGGTTGCTTCTtatgcgccgccgccgcagctgccTCAGGTTACTGCTTATACTTCGCAAATGCCACAATCATACATAGAGCCTCAACAAATCCAGTACGTCAATGCACAGCAATTTGGTCTGCATGGTGTATCTCAATCCGCTAATCTGATGCCTGCGCACATGAGCCAGTATGTGCCCAGTACTCTGGGTACGAACTCCATGGCGACCACGGGTGCCCAAATTGGTGCTTTGAGGCCTGTTTCTGCAGGTACAGAGCGGGTTTTGGAGAATCTTCATTTCTCACGGCCAATGCAAACTCCAGTTGATCCGAATTACAGGGTGCTGCAGCCACTTTCAGAGCTTCCTCCTCTGCCTCATACGACTTTGCAGGCAAGTGATGCTCAGAGGTATGGCGTCCAGACGGTACTCACAAGCACGGCAAGCTCACCAGTGATAACGAGCTCGAGGGCATTCCCAGTGGTGGTAAGCTCGGCTACCGTGCCAACAGTGAGGTACGATGACTGCATGATGTGCCAGAAAATACTGCCGCATGCCCATTCGGATAACATGATACAGGAGCAGGGAAATCCTCGCGCACTGAATTATCCTGATGTTAGTCCAGTGTTTTACAGCCTCCATCAAGAGGATGCAACCAAACAACAGGTTCCAGCTGCGGTTCCAGTAACATCTGCTAATTACATATCAGAACCCAGAGCCGAGAGCACAGCAGGGATGACCCAGTTTGATCCAAAACTTTCTGCCAGAAATCCAGCAGTTCAAGCAGCACCATCTCAAGATGCAGGAACGTTGGTTCAACCCACCATGGTTACTGTACCTCTTTCCAGTATACCTACTTCAAATGGAGTTTTTGTAGGGCAACCTCCACACACGCTTGCTGAAGATTTTCTCATGTACCAACGTCAGCAGCAACACCCTTACAGTATGCAAACAACTCAAGTCCTGGCAAATGGAGTCAGCAGCAATCCACAAGGGATTGATGCTAGTGCATTTAAGAATTCAAATCATCCAGTAGCAGAACCAATTGGAGAATATGCTCATGATGTTCCTCATGATTATGTCAGAGCTATCGATGCTCGGATGCAAGGAATTCAGTTAGGTCCTATTGCTCCTCCAGAATCTATTGTGCAAGGGAAGTCAGCTATTCCCCATGGTGCTGTTGGCGATGGGATAGTTGAGAAGCCACCTGTTATTATTGATGGCAGTCCCATATACAAATCTCAAGCTGGAGGTTATCACATGGGCACTAGCAATGCTTTTCCTGTCCCTTCTTTTATCCTAGAGGACAATGTTGTGAGACATACTGAACAACCACCTCCCTCTCGAAATGTTGGTGCGAACAACGTCTATCCTGAGGTTATCCAGCAGCCAAGTATGTTACTCAAGAACAACCTTGGTGTGCCCATTGAACATCCTGTTCCGAGCGAAAGATTTCTTGTGAGGCCTGCTTACTCTGGTGTTCAGTCTCCTGCTGGACCTCCTGCACATCATCCTGGGGAAATGCTGAATGGCATGGTTTCCGCTCCCTATAAT GATCCTTGGAAAGCAATTGGAAATGCTTCGGCAGTACCTCCAACATCAAACATGTTGGCTAAGGAACATGTTCTTTCTGGAGATCCATATGTGGATGGCCATGTTCCTGCAATTACAAGTTCAAATGCTGCCATGCTATTAGAAGAAGGCAATCTTCCACTCATTCATGACCCTACTTTCAAGGATATATACCCAGAACCTGCTCAAATAAGCAAAG GATATGGAGAAGAAATTGTCAAACGTCAATTACAAGCTGTCGCTGAAGGTGTGGCAGCATCTGTTCTGCAGTCACCATTTCCTGAAAAACCAACTGAATTTTCTGGGGATCACAAAGATTTGCCTGGAGATGTAATTGATCCAAAAAATGAG GATGCGCCGAGCAAACAGTCAGACAAAACAAGCCAAGGAGTTCCAGTTCTAGATGACATCGATAACCTTCAG ATAATAAAGAACAGTGATCTTGAAGAATTGCGTGAACTAGGTTCTGGAACCTTTGGTACCGTTTACCATGGAAAATGGAGAGGTTCTGATGTCGCTATAAAAAGGATAAGCGATCGATGTTTTGTTGGGAAGCCTTCTGAGGAACAGCGCATG AAAACCGATTTCTGGAATGAAGCTTGCAAGCTTTCATCGTTGCACCATCCAAATGTCGTTGCTTTTTACGGTGTTGTTCTGGATGGACCAGGTGGATCTGTTGCAACAGTCACTGAGTACATGGCTAATGGTTCGCTTCGACAAGCATTACAAAGACATGAAAA CAGGATATTCGACAGGCGTAGGCGCCTGCTAATTGTGATGGATGTTGCATTTGGTATGGAATATTTGCACGGGAAGAACATTGTGCACTTCGACTTGAAGAGTGATAATCTGCTCGTCAACCTAAGAGATCCCCAACGCCCTATATGCAAG GTCGGTGATTTGGGCTTATCAAAGGTTAAATGCCAGACACTAATCTCCGGTGGGGTGCGAGGGACACTTCCCTGGATGGCTCCTGAGCTGTTAAATGGCAGCAGTAACCTTGTTTCTGAAAAG GTCGACGTCTTCTCATTCGGAATCGTGATGTGGGAGCTGCTTACCGGTGAAGAGCCTTATGCTGACCTGCATTATGGCGCCATCATAG GTGGGATCGTGAACAACACCCTACGGCCGCTGGTGCCCGAGTCGTGCGACCCCCAGTGGAGATCGCTGATGGAGCAGTGCTGGTCAGCCGAGCCGATGGAGCGGCCGAGCTTCACGGAGGTCGTCAAGAGGCTACGGGCTATGGCGACCTCCCCCACCAAGACGCTGCCGCAGAAGTAG